Proteins from a single region of Amycolatopsis sp. CA-230715:
- a CDS encoding carbohydrate-binding protein, which translates to MRKLLAVVCAALITTTAVVAGVSPASAAPAGVVPGLTGDAAKAAAGPAADRFLQLRREQAGKTPRIAAQKHTFWGPEPQLSSGADGIVVTHSITPNLRISNQADVVYAPTMKPTGHSCIEVVTAYGLGQGAQVWAWDWCDSVSPAKVVPIDSAFLASYTSTVNGHPAYTVQEIRTNSSANGWTASLYNVKTGSWDTLFTQSGSDQSNLNEGWDIFELYSTRDPSTGNAYYCADARGAVFESSSLKLRVGGQWTAATPSNSPLRPTANPRPADYDCSTLRFEVPSPNSNWRVTV; encoded by the coding sequence ATGCGGAAGCTGCTCGCCGTAGTTTGTGCTGCCCTGATCACCACGACCGCAGTCGTCGCCGGGGTTTCCCCCGCTTCGGCCGCGCCAGCCGGGGTGGTGCCCGGCTTGACCGGCGACGCCGCGAAGGCGGCCGCCGGACCCGCCGCCGACCGGTTTCTCCAGCTGCGCCGCGAACAAGCGGGAAAGACACCCCGGATCGCCGCGCAGAAGCACACCTTCTGGGGCCCGGAGCCGCAGTTGTCCAGTGGCGCTGACGGCATCGTCGTGACGCACAGCATCACCCCGAACCTGCGGATCTCCAACCAGGCCGACGTCGTGTACGCGCCGACGATGAAGCCGACCGGGCATTCGTGCATCGAGGTCGTGACCGCCTACGGGCTCGGCCAAGGCGCGCAGGTCTGGGCTTGGGACTGGTGCGATTCCGTTTCCCCGGCGAAGGTCGTGCCGATCGACAGCGCGTTCCTCGCCTCCTACACGAGCACCGTGAACGGGCACCCCGCCTATACCGTGCAGGAGATCCGGACCAATTCTTCGGCCAACGGCTGGACCGCCTCGCTCTACAACGTGAAGACCGGTTCGTGGGACACCCTGTTCACGCAGAGCGGGAGCGACCAGAGCAATCTCAACGAGGGCTGGGACATCTTCGAACTCTATTCGACGCGCGATCCCAGCACGGGCAACGCTTACTACTGCGCCGACGCGCGGGGCGCGGTGTTCGAGTCCAGTTCGCTGAAGCTGCGCGTCGGCGGGCAGTGGACGGCGGCGACACCGTCGAACTCGCCGCTGCGGCCCACCGCGAACCCGCGCCCCGCCGACTACGACTGCTCGACGCTG
- a CDS encoding peptidase inhibitor family I36 protein, protein MRSKALTFLTAITVVGTSFTATAVAAPADGCSPNYVCLYEHADFSGHSIVFEAPREVPFDLVTLVCPGCVSSKHPASNGRWNDQMSSWINNSGTTYCWFFDEDYGVEGHVMNTYSAVRRLPDRENDEASSLGPC, encoded by the coding sequence ATGCGTTCGAAGGCCTTGACCTTTTTGACCGCGATCACCGTGGTGGGGACCTCGTTCACGGCTACTGCCGTCGCCGCACCGGCCGACGGCTGCAGCCCCAACTACGTTTGCCTGTACGAGCACGCCGATTTCAGTGGCCACTCGATCGTCTTCGAGGCGCCGAGGGAGGTTCCGTTCGACCTCGTCACGCTGGTGTGCCCGGGGTGCGTCAGCTCGAAGCATCCGGCGTCGAACGGCCGGTGGAACGATCAGATGAGTTCGTGGATCAACAATTCGGGCACCACCTACTGCTGGTTCTTCGACGAGGACTACGGGGTCGAGGGGCACGTCATGAACACCTACAGCGCGGTGCGCAGGCTGCCCGATCGCGAGAACGACGAAGCGTCGTCACTCGGCCCGTGCTGA
- a CDS encoding MupA/Atu3671 family FMN-dependent luciferase-like monooxygenase, with amino-acid sequence MDFSLFYFANGNTADEQPYRLLLDGARFADEHGFAAVWTPERHFHEFGGQYPNPAVTGAAVAAVTSRVGIRAGSVVGPLHHPVRIAEEWSVVDGLSGGRVGLSFASGWHAVDFVLRPENYAGRRDVVRDTIKTVKRLWRGETVEFPDGTGAQAGVRVFPSPVQADLPVWLTSAGSPETFRAAGELGVGVLTHLLGQDLDDLAKKIAEYRRAYAEHHGSGGHVALMLHTFLGDDREKVREIVHDPFCAYLRSSIGLIARASGDIMPDVKPEDLDPEDVEFLVEHSFDRYFDTGGLFGTVDDGMRMLDRLSAVGIDDLACLIDFVSDTDAVLGGLDHLAALRDRWKSTVLQPQKTLP; translated from the coding sequence ATGGATTTCAGCCTGTTCTACTTCGCCAACGGCAACACCGCGGACGAGCAGCCGTACCGGCTCCTGCTCGACGGCGCGCGCTTCGCCGACGAGCACGGGTTCGCCGCGGTGTGGACGCCCGAACGGCACTTCCACGAGTTCGGCGGGCAGTATCCGAACCCGGCGGTCACCGGCGCCGCGGTCGCCGCGGTGACCAGCCGCGTCGGCATCCGCGCGGGCAGCGTGGTCGGGCCGCTGCACCACCCGGTGCGGATCGCCGAGGAATGGTCTGTTGTGGACGGTCTGTCCGGCGGGCGGGTCGGTCTTTCCTTCGCCTCCGGCTGGCACGCGGTGGACTTCGTCCTCCGCCCGGAGAACTACGCCGGCCGCCGCGACGTCGTCCGCGACACGATCAAGACCGTGAAACGCCTGTGGCGCGGCGAAACCGTGGAGTTCCCCGACGGCACCGGCGCGCAGGCCGGTGTCCGCGTGTTCCCGTCGCCCGTGCAGGCGGACCTGCCGGTGTGGCTCACCAGCGCGGGCAGCCCGGAAACCTTCCGCGCCGCGGGCGAACTCGGCGTCGGCGTGCTCACCCACCTGCTCGGTCAGGACCTCGACGACCTGGCGAAGAAGATCGCCGAATACCGCCGCGCCTACGCCGAACACCACGGTTCCGGTGGTCATGTGGCGCTGATGCTGCACACGTTCCTCGGCGACGACCGCGAGAAAGTCCGCGAAATCGTGCACGACCCGTTCTGCGCCTACCTGCGCAGCTCGATCGGGCTCATCGCCCGCGCCTCCGGCGACATCATGCCCGACGTCAAACCGGAGGACCTCGATCCCGAGGACGTGGAATTCCTGGTTGAGCACTCGTTCGACCGGTACTTCGACACCGGCGGCCTGTTCGGCACCGTCGACGACGGCATGCGCATGCTGGACCGGCTCTCCGCCGTCGGCATCGACGACCTCGCCTGCCTCATCGATTTCGTGTCCGACACCGATGCCGTCCTCGGCGGCCTCGACCACCTCGCCGCACTACGCGACCGCTGGAAATCCACCGTTCTCCAGCCCCAAAAGACGCTCCCATAG
- a CDS encoding MFS transporter, with protein MKKSHSPWLVLSVLCLGQAVALMDTTVVNVAIPAMSHRLGADLDQILWVVNGYVLTYAVLLVTFGRIGDLYGQKATFLAGLGVFTISSALCGLAQSPTQLIIARLLQGVGGAMLTPQSLAVVSKVFPAEKRGAALGVWGAFAGASAAIGPSLGGLIVSSFGWRWVFYINVPIGLAAIVLGAIVVPDLRGEQRRKLDLLGTAVLTAGLALLVFGFIEGPPHRWGTLWGPVSVPVVLVLGALVLVLFAVLEGRRQGRDPLVPFEIIRQRNFALMAVVVVALPCGLGAMLLLTSIHLQSAVGMSPVAAGLTIAAAPLVSVAFAPYAGRCIDRFGGKYVMFAGFALFAVGIGYLALAARGDSTWLGMLPGLVIVGIGMGVVFSPPAAIAMHDIEPSMSGAASGLFNMMRLCGSVLGGALVGALLQARLAVSLTDAAQSAAAVLPAPYRQPFVDAFATAASPDLAAARLDTTGALAGAPRSLLDSARGAAVREGVTDAVRFSYLLPVAVLFAGALGTLAVRGHTKRARSTVPELAADSPGRS; from the coding sequence GTGAAGAAAAGCCACAGCCCGTGGCTCGTGTTGAGCGTGCTCTGCCTCGGGCAGGCGGTGGCGCTGATGGACACCACCGTGGTCAACGTCGCCATCCCGGCGATGAGCCACAGGCTCGGCGCCGACCTCGACCAGATCCTGTGGGTGGTCAACGGGTACGTCCTCACCTACGCCGTGCTGCTGGTCACCTTCGGCCGCATCGGCGACCTCTACGGGCAGAAGGCGACCTTCCTCGCCGGTCTCGGCGTGTTCACGATCAGCTCGGCGCTGTGCGGGCTCGCCCAGAGCCCGACGCAGCTGATCATCGCGCGGTTGCTGCAGGGCGTCGGCGGCGCGATGCTCACACCGCAGTCGCTCGCGGTGGTGTCGAAGGTCTTCCCCGCGGAAAAGCGCGGCGCCGCACTCGGTGTCTGGGGCGCCTTCGCCGGGGCGTCGGCGGCCATCGGCCCGTCGCTCGGCGGTCTGATCGTCTCGTCGTTCGGCTGGCGGTGGGTGTTCTACATCAACGTGCCGATCGGGCTGGCCGCCATCGTGCTCGGCGCGATCGTCGTACCGGACCTGCGCGGCGAGCAGCGCCGCAAGCTCGACCTGCTCGGCACCGCGGTGCTCACCGCGGGCCTCGCACTGCTCGTGTTCGGGTTCATCGAAGGCCCGCCGCACCGGTGGGGGACGTTGTGGGGCCCGGTTTCGGTGCCCGTGGTGCTGGTGCTCGGCGCGCTCGTGCTCGTTCTGTTCGCGGTGCTGGAAGGCAGGCGGCAGGGGCGGGATCCGCTGGTGCCGTTCGAGATCATCCGCCAGCGCAACTTCGCGCTGATGGCCGTGGTGGTCGTGGCGCTGCCGTGCGGGCTCGGCGCGATGCTGCTGCTGACCAGCATCCACCTGCAGTCCGCGGTCGGCATGAGCCCGGTGGCCGCCGGGCTCACCATCGCCGCCGCGCCGCTGGTGTCCGTCGCGTTCGCGCCCTACGCCGGGCGCTGCATCGACCGGTTCGGCGGCAAGTACGTCATGTTCGCCGGATTCGCCCTCTTCGCGGTGGGGATCGGCTACCTGGCGCTCGCCGCGCGAGGTGACTCGACCTGGCTCGGCATGCTTCCCGGACTCGTCATCGTCGGCATCGGCATGGGCGTGGTGTTTTCGCCACCGGCCGCGATCGCCATGCACGACATCGAACCGTCCATGTCCGGGGCCGCGTCCGGGCTGTTCAACATGATGCGACTCTGCGGCAGCGTGCTGGGTGGCGCGCTCGTCGGCGCGCTGCTGCAGGCCAGGCTGGCGGTGTCGCTCACCGACGCCGCGCAAAGCGCGGCCGCTGTGCTGCCAGCGCCGTACCGCCAGCCGTTCGTCGACGCGTTCGCCACGGCAGCCAGTCCCGATCTGGCTGCCGCGCGCCTCGACACGACCGGCGCGCTCGCGGGCGCACCGCGCTCGCTGCTCGATTCGGCGCGCGGCGCGGCCGTCCGCGAAGGCGTCACGGACGCGGTCCGGTTCAGCTACCTGCTGCCGGTGGCGGTCCTCTTCGCGGGCGCGCTCGGCACCCTCGCCGTGCGCGGCCACACGAAACGCGCGCGCTCCACCGTTCCCGAACTCGCCGCCGACAGCCCCGGCCGCTCCTGA
- a CDS encoding MbtH family protein translates to MTNPFETADAAFVVLVNAENQHSIWPDFVEVPHGWETVYGPDARQVCLDYIEEHWTDMRPQSLIDAQRRR, encoded by the coding sequence GTGACCAATCCGTTCGAGACCGCCGACGCCGCGTTCGTCGTACTGGTCAACGCCGAGAACCAGCATTCGATCTGGCCCGATTTCGTCGAAGTTCCCCATGGCTGGGAAACCGTGTACGGCCCCGACGCGAGGCAGGTGTGCCTCGACTACATCGAAGAGCACTGGACCGACATGCGCCCGCAGAGCCTGATCGACGCGCAGCGGCGGCGCTGA